The following nucleotide sequence is from Kosmotoga arenicorallina S304.
CTTATCCAGATCGTTTTTCGCATTATCCCAGGGTCTGAAAAACGATGGTGCTCCAAACATATCCTGCCCGGTGCCATTAAACGTGTGCCAGAAAGCGACGGAAAACCTCAAATAATCCTTCATTGTTGTATCTTCAAAGGCTTCATCAGGATTATAAAATTTGAATGCCAGAGGATTTGTACTCCTTTTACCTTCGAACTCTATCCTGTTTACCTCTGGAAAAAATTCCATGTTATCCCTCCTTATATAATTCATCCAACTCCTGAAATCTCTCTTTCAACGATGTGTATAACTTTCTATATAGCTCTATAAAGCTGTTGTAACGCATCGCATTCTCCTGATAAGGTTTAATACTATCTGTAATCTTTATCCAGTTAGATGTGTTGACCCCATGGCTTTCTGCTGCGAGCCTTGCAACCCCATATGCGGCGCCTTCATCAACTGATATTCTTTGTATCGCCTTGTTGAAATTGTCCGAAATAATTTGAGGCCACAATTTGCTTTTAGAGCCTCCACCAACGATCTTAACCATGTTAATTTGATCACCAAGTTTTAAAATCGATTCATATCCATCTCTCAAAGCATAAGCAACCCCTTCATATACAGCTCTCAATAAATCACCGGTATCATTAAACGAGGAAAGCCCAAAGAAAACACCCCGAGCTGATGGATTTCTATGCGGGGTTCTTTCACCATTCAGGTAAGGGAGGAAAATAACTCCATTTGCCCCGACGTTTTTTGAAGAAGCCATTTTCTCAATTTCAGAAAAAGGCATATTTATGGAAAATCTTTTCAAAGTCCAATTTAGCGAATTAGTAGCAGAAAGGATTACAGCCATATGGTAGAAAACATTTTTCTTCACGTGGTTGAAGAGATGTACACCGTGTTTGAAATCAGCCACCGGTTTATCCAATACAGTAACCACAGTGCCCGAAGTTCCAAGGCTGACCATTGTGTCACCCGATGTTTCAACGCCACAGCCATATGCGGCTGCTGCATTGTCCGCGCCGCCTTGTACAACAACAGTATCGGATAATTCACTGAACTCCATCGCATTTATTTTCCCAACAGCCTCACCAGAACTAATTACAGCTGGCAACCTTCTTTCGTCAATTCCCAGGATATCCAGTATCTTCTCGTCATATTTGCCAGAAATCGGTGAATATATACTCGTTCCTGAGGCATCAGAAGGCTCTGTGGTTATGCTTCCAGTTAGTTTGAAGATTATAAAATCCTTCGGTAACATAAAGTAGCGGGCTCTTTGATATATCTCAGACTCATTTTCTTTCATCCATAATATTTTTGGGGCGGTGAACCCGGTCAAAATAGGGTTGCCTAAAGCTTTAATTACCTTCTCTTCTCCACCGTATCTATCAGTCAATTCTTCGCATTGCCTTTTTGTCCGCTGGTCACACCAGAGAATTGAAGGATGCAAAACCCTCCTGGAAGAATCAAGAACAACAAGGCTGTGCATTTGCCCGCTAACAGCCAGTGTCGAAATAGGTTCGCGTGCTTCTGCAATAACTTCTTTTAATACAGTAACTGTTGCGCTCCACCATTCATTGGGGTCTTGCTCCGACCAACCCGGTCTTGGTGTTTGAAGGGATAAAGAAACACTCTTCTTTGCAACGATATTCCCGTTGTTGTCAACTAATATGGCTTTTACCGATGAAGTACCAACATCGATACCTGCAAATAACACTTTAATCCCACCCATAATTCATATTAGACTTCTCTTATAAAATATCTTTAATCTTTTCTAAAAACAAATCTTTTTACCGCTTATAAGGAGCATTAAGAATAGCTGAGAGTCGATTATCAGGTTTTTTTATTAATTTATGTAAGCAATCAATTAATGTAGATTTTGTGTTTTTCAGCATCTGCGAAAATTGCAGATATTTGGCCTTAATGCTGTTTATTTCCTTATAGAAAAGACTATTAGTTGATGATTGGTTTTTAGATATAAGAAATATTTTACTATAATCAAAGCGATATTTGATTGATTATATCAATTAATAGTAGGTGAGCAGATGGTTAGAGCCAAACACAATTACAAAAACCTGGCAAAAATAAACAGAAAGCTCGTTCTGAACCTTTTACGCAGAGAATCGTTGACAAACAGAAAAGCTCTGGCAAAACTCTCGGGGCTCGATCCCAGCACAATAACGAAAATAATTAGGGAGTTTATGAACCGAAACCTTTGTATAGAGACACAGCCGGAAATTTCCGGAAAAGTGGGGCGACGGACAATCGGTTTGAAGTTATCCAAGAATGCATATAAATCGGTTGTTGTAAGAGTAGGCGTTCAAGTAACAGAAGTCGCAGTGGGTTACTTTGACGGTTCCATTGAACATGTTGATACTGTAAGAAGTGTCAATAATATCGGCAAATTTGTCGAAAAAATAAGAAAGACAGTCTATCCAATTGTAGAAAAAATCGATCCCGAAAGGTTTCTGGGAATATCTATATCAATTCCGGGTATGGTTGATATCGAAAACAATTACATAATCGATGTCCCACATCTGGGTTGGAGAGATGTAGATCTTTCTGAGCATCTGGAAGGTAATATCCCTATTTATATAGACAACGAAGCAAACCTATCAATAATCGCTGAGAAATGGAAGAACCCACTAATAAAGCCAACTGAAAATGTGGTTTTTGTTTATCTGTCTGAAGGAATTGGATGTGGTGTGATTATTAACGGGCAAATTTACAGAGGGACTTTTTTCAACGCCGGGGAACTCGGGCACATGACAATAGATTTCAACGGCAAGGAATGCTATTGCGGAAACAGAGGGTGCTGGGAAACTCTCGCTTCCACTGAAGCTATTGTCCGTGAGTACGAAAGAAAAATTGCAAAGCTTGAGGGTTCAAGTTATAACGATAAATTCACTTCGCTCATTTCACTATCTGAAAATAACGAAAATGCCCTTGCGTTCCTAAAAAAAGAAGAAGCTTATTTGACGGCCGGCATAACAAATATTGTAAATGGCTTAAGTCCGGAATACATAATATTGGGTGGTTGGGGCTCCATCCTGAGTGATGAATCCGTAAGACGTATTGAAAATAAAGTAAATAGCATGGTACTTCATACCGCAAAAAACAAAATCAAGATAATGAAAAGCCTTTTGGATAGCAAAGAACAGGGTTTAGCAGCAATAACAGGCGCGGCTCTGATGATTGTTGACCGAAGCCTTGAAAACATAATATGAATATAACATACTCCAAGGAGGGATATTGATGATTCAGGGTCATTTTTTTGAAGAAGGGAAAAAACTTAAATATGGAATGGTTGGAGGAGGCCCCGGTTCTTTCATAGGGCCAGTTCATAGGGCTGCAATTGCTATGAATGGACAGGCACAAATAGTCGCCGGCTCCTTCTCACCGATTTTTGAAGAAACGCTTATGACAGCTAAAGAACTGGGTATATCCGAAGACAGAGCGTATAAATCGTTCGAAGAGATGGCTGAAAAAGAGGCCCAACGTGATGATGGAATAGATTTCGTATCCATAACAGTCCCGAATTACTTGCATTATAAAGTTGCAAAAGCTTTTCTGGAAAAGGGAATAAATGTAGTATGCGAAAAGCCGTTGTGTTTCACTATTGAAGAGGCTGAGGAACTAATGGATTTAGCGGCAAAAAATGATGTTGAATTCATGGTCACCTATACTTACACCGGATACCCCATGGTTAGAGAAGCGCGTGAGCTTGTTCGAAAAAATATCCTTGGTGATATACGGCTAATAATAGCTGAATACCCTCAAGGATGGCTTGCCGAACCAATTGAAAAAGAGGGTCAGACACAGGCCAGCTGGAGAACGGATCCTAAATATGCAGGAATCTCCAATTGTGTTGGGGATATTGGAACACATATAGAAAATCTCGCACATTTCATAACAAATCTTGAAATCACCTCGCTTTCAGCAAGGCTGGAAACTTTCGTTGAAGGCAGGAGACTCGACGACAACGCTTTCATATTGCTCAAATATGAAAACAATGCAAGTGGAAGTTACTGGCCTTCACAGGTAGCAATCGGGAATGAAAATGGCTTGAAAATAAGGATATACGGTACCAAAGGTTCTCTCGAATGGGAACAGGAGCATCCCAACTTTTTGAAGCTATCTTTGATAGGAGAACCGCTAAAAATACTTTCAAGAGGGAACGATTACCTTTCAGAATCTGCCCAAATGTATACAAGATTGCCATCGGGGCATCCCGAAGGATATTTTGAAGCTTTTGCTAACCTATACAGAAGCTTCTGTAATAAGCTATCAGCCAAAAAAACCGGGGAAAAGTCTGATGAGTTATTCCCTACAGTTATTGATGGAGCACGTGGCGTTAAATTTGTTCATGATTGTGTAAAGAGCAGCAACAAAGGTGGAGAATGGATAGATGCTTCTTTCAAAATTGGAGGTGAAGATTAATGCGCCCGGTTACAATCTTTACGGGTCAGTGGGCTGACTTACCCTTTGAAGAAATGTGTCGACTTGCTTCAGAATGGGGTTATGACGGGCTTGAAATAGCCTGCTGGGGTGACCACCTTGATCCCAAAAAAGCTGCAAGCGATGATGGTTATGTAAGGGAAAAGAAAGAAATACTAGCAAGATATAACTTGAATGTATGGGCTATTGGTAACCATCTTGCCGGGCAGTTAGTGGGTAGCAGGAATACAAAGCGCTTTGAGGTATTTGCGCCAAAAGAAACTCATGGAAATCCTGAAAAAATGAGGCAATGGGCAATTGAAGAAATGAAAGCAACTGCCATTGCTGCAAAGGCTCTTGGAGCTGAAGTTGTAACAGGGTTTATGGGTTCTACTATCTGGGAAGCCTGGTATTCTTTCCCGCCTGTTTCGGATGAATTCATAAATAATGGGTTCAAATATGTGGCGGATCTCTGGGATCCAATACTGAAAGTATTTGAAGAAAATAACGTTAAATTTGCTTTAGAAGTACACCCTACTGAAATTGCCTTTGATTATTACACCGCAGAAAAACTCCTGACTTATATTGATAGACCATCTTTTGGATTTAATTTTGATCCCAGCCATCTACACTGGCAGGGTGTAAAGCCACACCTCTTTATTTATGACTTTGCCGATAGAATTTTCCATGTGCATATGAAAGACGCTACAGTAAACCTTGATGGAAAAACTGGAATTCTTGGTTCGCATATTACTTTCGGTGATCATAGAAGGGGCTGGAATTTTGTTTCTCTTGGACACGGCGATGTTGACTTTGAAAAGATAATCAGAGCATTAAACGATATTGGCTACACGGGTCCTTTATCAGTTGAATGGGAAGATTCAGGTATGGATAGGCTCCATGGAGCAAAAGAGGCACTGGAATTTGTGCGAAGGATAGACTTCCCGAAGTCTCAACTTGCTTTTGATGATTCAATGAAAAATGATTGAGGTGGAACTGTGGATAATAACATCATCCTGAAGACAAAGGGAATTGCAAAGGAATTTTCAGGTGTTAGAGTCTTAAACAACATAAATATAGAGATAGAATCAGGAGAAATCTTTGGCATTATAGGTGAAAACGGTGCCGGAAAATCCACCTTTGTCAAAATACTCACTGGCATTTACACTCCGACAGAGGGAAAAATTTATTTTAATGGAGAAGAGATCCAGCTCGAAACGCCATTAGATGCCCGTAATGCCGGGATCACAATGATTCCTCAGGAATTCAATCTAATAAATGACCTGAATGTGTACGAAAACATTTTCCTGGGGAATGAAAGAAAAAACAGAATTTTGCTGAATAAAAAAGAGATGATTAGAAGAACCGAAGAGCTCCTCTCTGAACTTAAAGTTAGCATCCCCGCTACGGAAAGAATTGACAAATTAAGTGTCGCACAAAAACAAATGGTGGAGATTGCAAAAGCCCTTGCCTTTGATTCTAAACTGCTTATCCTCGATGAACCTACAACTGTTCTCACACGGCGCGAAATCGACATACTTTTTGGAATTATGCGACAATTAAAATCCCGCGGGGTGACGATGATATACATTTCTCACAAACTTAGCGAAGTCAAAGAAATTTGCGATCGTGTGATGGTTCTCAGAGATGGCGAAATGATAACAATTGAGCATACAGATGATATTGACGAAAAAGAAATGGCCAGAAGCATGATAGGAAGAGAATTGTCACAGGTATTTCCTGAAAAAGTTGTCCCGAAAGACAATACTGTCCTCGAAGTTGAAAAATTGAGCAGTGCCGATGGCCTTCTTAAAGATATTTCCTTTGACTTGAAAGAAGGGGAAATACTGGGTTTTGCCGGTCTCGTCGGTGCAGGAAGAACGGAGCTTGCAGAGGCATTAATAGGAATCAGAAAGAGAAAGCATGGAAGTATAATTATCAAAGGTAAAGCATGCAACATAAAGAGCCCTGCTGATGCGTTGAAGCATGGTATTGCGTATCTTTCAGAAGACAGACAGGGAATCGGTATATTGACAAACTTTGATATCCCTTCTAACATCACACTTCCGTCATTAAAACATTATTTGCGAGGAATTCTCATAAACAAAAAGAAGGAACAGGAGAAAACCGCTCAGTACATCAAACGCTTTAATATCAGAGCAGCTTCTTTGAAATCCAAATTGGAGTACCTGAGTGGTGGAAATCAGCAAAAGGTTTCCCTTGCAAAATCCCTGGACACCGGCCCTGAAATTTTCATCATAGATGAGCCCACAAGAGGAATAGATGTTAATGCAAAAAGAGAGATCTATTTCTTTATCAACGAGCTTGTTCAAACAGGAATTTCCTGCATAGTAATCTCATCAGAATTGGAGGAAATCATAGGGCTTTGTAACAGAGTGGTTGTGATGCGTGAGGGAAAAATCACCGGAATTCTTGAAGGCGAACATATAAATGAAGAAGAGATAATGTTCCATGCCACCGGTTTGAAGGGAGTTGCATAATATGTCAGCA
It contains:
- a CDS encoding sugar ABC transporter ATP-binding protein, with the protein product MDNNIILKTKGIAKEFSGVRVLNNINIEIESGEIFGIIGENGAGKSTFVKILTGIYTPTEGKIYFNGEEIQLETPLDARNAGITMIPQEFNLINDLNVYENIFLGNERKNRILLNKKEMIRRTEELLSELKVSIPATERIDKLSVAQKQMVEIAKALAFDSKLLILDEPTTVLTRREIDILFGIMRQLKSRGVTMIYISHKLSEVKEICDRVMVLRDGEMITIEHTDDIDEKEMARSMIGRELSQVFPEKVVPKDNTVLEVEKLSSADGLLKDISFDLKEGEILGFAGLVGAGRTELAEALIGIRKRKHGSIIIKGKACNIKSPADALKHGIAYLSEDRQGIGILTNFDIPSNITLPSLKHYLRGILINKKKEQEKTAQYIKRFNIRAASLKSKLEYLSGGNQQKVSLAKSLDTGPEIFIIDEPTRGIDVNAKREIYFFINELVQTGISCIVISSELEEIIGLCNRVVVMREGKITGILEGEHINEEEIMFHATGLKGVA
- a CDS encoding sugar phosphate isomerase/epimerase family protein, with translation MRPVTIFTGQWADLPFEEMCRLASEWGYDGLEIACWGDHLDPKKAASDDGYVREKKEILARYNLNVWAIGNHLAGQLVGSRNTKRFEVFAPKETHGNPEKMRQWAIEEMKATAIAAKALGAEVVTGFMGSTIWEAWYSFPPVSDEFINNGFKYVADLWDPILKVFEENNVKFALEVHPTEIAFDYYTAEKLLTYIDRPSFGFNFDPSHLHWQGVKPHLFIYDFADRIFHVHMKDATVNLDGKTGILGSHITFGDHRRGWNFVSLGHGDVDFEKIIRALNDIGYTGPLSVEWEDSGMDRLHGAKEALEFVRRIDFPKSQLAFDDSMKND
- a CDS encoding Gfo/Idh/MocA family protein, which codes for MIQGHFFEEGKKLKYGMVGGGPGSFIGPVHRAAIAMNGQAQIVAGSFSPIFEETLMTAKELGISEDRAYKSFEEMAEKEAQRDDGIDFVSITVPNYLHYKVAKAFLEKGINVVCEKPLCFTIEEAEELMDLAAKNDVEFMVTYTYTGYPMVREARELVRKNILGDIRLIIAEYPQGWLAEPIEKEGQTQASWRTDPKYAGISNCVGDIGTHIENLAHFITNLEITSLSARLETFVEGRRLDDNAFILLKYENNASGSYWPSQVAIGNENGLKIRIYGTKGSLEWEQEHPNFLKLSLIGEPLKILSRGNDYLSESAQMYTRLPSGHPEGYFEAFANLYRSFCNKLSAKKTGEKSDELFPTVIDGARGVKFVHDCVKSSNKGGEWIDASFKIGGED
- a CDS encoding ROK family protein, with the translated sequence MVRAKHNYKNLAKINRKLVLNLLRRESLTNRKALAKLSGLDPSTITKIIREFMNRNLCIETQPEISGKVGRRTIGLKLSKNAYKSVVVRVGVQVTEVAVGYFDGSIEHVDTVRSVNNIGKFVEKIRKTVYPIVEKIDPERFLGISISIPGMVDIENNYIIDVPHLGWRDVDLSEHLEGNIPIYIDNEANLSIIAEKWKNPLIKPTENVVFVYLSEGIGCGVIINGQIYRGTFFNAGELGHMTIDFNGKECYCGNRGCWETLASTEAIVREYERKIAKLEGSSYNDKFTSLISLSENNENALAFLKKEEAYLTAGITNIVNGLSPEYIILGGWGSILSDESVRRIENKVNSMVLHTAKNKIKIMKSLLDSKEQGLAAITGAALMIVDRSLENII
- the xylB gene encoding xylulokinase, translating into MLFAGIDVGTSSVKAILVDNNGNIVAKKSVSLSLQTPRPGWSEQDPNEWWSATVTVLKEVIAEAREPISTLAVSGQMHSLVVLDSSRRVLHPSILWCDQRTKRQCEELTDRYGGEEKVIKALGNPILTGFTAPKILWMKENESEIYQRARYFMLPKDFIIFKLTGSITTEPSDASGTSIYSPISGKYDEKILDILGIDERRLPAVISSGEAVGKINAMEFSELSDTVVVQGGADNAAAAYGCGVETSGDTMVSLGTSGTVVTVLDKPVADFKHGVHLFNHVKKNVFYHMAVILSATNSLNWTLKRFSINMPFSEIEKMASSKNVGANGVIFLPYLNGERTPHRNPSARGVFFGLSSFNDTGDLLRAVYEGVAYALRDGYESILKLGDQINMVKIVGGGSKSKLWPQIISDNFNKAIQRISVDEGAAYGVARLAAESHGVNTSNWIKITDSIKPYQENAMRYNSFIELYRKLYTSLKERFQELDELYKEG